Proteins found in one Pagrus major chromosome 20, Pma_NU_1.0 genomic segment:
- the LOC141015259 gene encoding uncharacterized protein, translated as MFHPFTPRLEYNIKRPEPPGTTVFYRICIMNKDDTVGAKTDEGSSTTSNNILRPSSPSSSDVQQLFIKEEGSPEWSPSLDQKHPEHLHIKQEQEELRISQEGEQLHGLREDNITRFPLTAVTVKSEDDEEKPQISQLHQSLTEDNREAEPPASSSATQIKTETDGEDCGGSEPSPSHPQLYTDEKASDCSETDVSSGDWQEPLMDSGPETEDSDSCCEETRAPESGGNDLKYKEDRVSDVECNAGEKICSCLDCGQGFHCKGSLQGHTMYHLGNRSPTSLVNNKCCRVKEKEDSQMRVKIVEKPFDCSDCGTRFSLKRNLDRHMKIHTGEKPFRCSVCGNRFKRLKHLELHMKVHTGDKPFGCDVCGKRYIQQGDLKTHMRVHTGEKPFCCDVCGKRFTQQGNLKTHMRVHTGEKPFGCDVCGKRFTQQGDLNTHTRVHTGEKPFGCGDCGMGFSLKSNLERHMRAHTGEKPFGCDVCGNRFTRQGSLKAHMRVHSGDKPFGCDTCGKRFNRSARLKAHKRVHTGEKPFGCGVCGKRFKQAGSLKSHVKVHSG; from the exons ATGTTTCACCCTTTCACTCCCAGACTGGAGTACAATATCAAACGACCTGAACCACCTGGAACAACCGTTTTTTACAGAATCTGCATAATGAACAAGGACGATACAGTCGGCGCGAAAACGGACGAAGGCAGCTCCACTACAAGCAACAACATACTCCGACCGAGTTCACCCTCCAGCTCAG ATGTCCAACAGCTGTTCATCAAAGAAGAGGGTTCCCCTGAGTGGAGCCCCAGCCTGGACCAGAAGCACCCAGAGCACTTACACATAAaacaggaacaggaggaactcaggatcagtcaggagggagagcagcttcaTGGGCTGAGGGAGGATAATATCACCAGGTTCCCACtcactgctgtcactgtgaagagtgaagatgatgaagagaaacctcaAATCTCACAGCTTCATCAAAGCCTAACTGAGGACAACAGAGAGGCAGAGCCTCCAGCTagcagctcagcaacacagataaaaacagaaactgatggagaggactgtggCGGATCTGAACCTAGCCCTAGTCATCCACAACTATATACTGATGAAAAGGCTTCAGACTGTTCTGAGACTGATGTCAGTTCTGGTGATTGGCAAGAACCTTTGATGGATTCTGGACCTGAAACCGaagacagtgacagttgttGTGAGGAGACCAGGGCACCTGAGTCAGGAGGAAATGATCTGAAATATAAGGAAGACCGTGTGAGTGATGTTGAATGTAATGCTGGGGAAAAAATCTGTAGCTGCCTTGATTGTGGTCAAGGATTTCACTGCAAGGGGTCTCTTCAGGGACACACTATGTACCATTTAGGCAACAGGTCCCCCACTAGTTTGGTCAATAACAAATGTTGTagagtgaaagaaaaggaagattCACAGATGAGAGTAAAGATAGTAGAAAAACCATTTGATTGTAGTGACTGTGGGACAAGATTTAGCCTTAAGAGAAATCTTGACAGACACATGAAaatccacacaggagagaagccaTTTCGTTGTTCTGTTTGTGGTAATAGATTCAAGAGGCTGAAACATCTTGAATTACACATGAAAGTACACACAGGGGACAAACCATTTGGTTGTGACGTTTGCGGTAAAAGATATATACAACAGGGAGATCTCAAGACAcacatgagagtccacacaggagagaaaccttTTTGTTGTGACGTTTGCGGTAAAAGATTTACACAACAAGGAAATCTAAAGACAcacatgagagtccacacaggagagaaaccttttggttgtgatgtttgtggtaAAAGATTTACACAACAGGGAgatctaaacacacacacaagagtcCACACGGGAGAGAAACCATTTGGCTGTGGTGATTGTGGGATGGGATTTAGCCTCAAGAGTAATCTTGAGAGACACATGCGAGCCCACACGGGGGAGAAACCATTTGGTTGCGATGTTTGTGGAAACAGATTTACTCGTCAGGGAAGTCTCAAGGCACACATGCGAGTCCACTCAGGAGACAAACCATTTGGTTGCGATACATGTGGGAAAAGATTTAACCGGTCCGCACGTCTTAAGGCACACAAGAGAGTCCACACAGGTGAAAAACCATTTGGTTGTGGTGTTTGCGGTAAGAGATTTAAACAGGCGGGAAGTTTAAAGTCACATGTGAAAGTTCACTCAGGATAG
- the LOC141015260 gene encoding uncharacterized protein: MNTDNTVRAKTGKASSTTSDNILRQSSASSSDVQQLLVIKEEDSSEWSPSLDQKDQEPLHIKEEQEEHWTGQEGEQLHGLREADITRFPFTVVTVKIEDDEEKPQISQLHQSLTEDNREAEPPASSSATQIKTETDGEDCGGCEPARNRDPDSHPPLHTDEKASDCSETDVSSGDWQEPLLDSGPETEDSDSCCEETRATESEVNDVKYKEGPVSDVEYNAGKKTLSCSDCGQGFHCKGSLQKHMRCHIGKRSSSHLVKKKCRVKEKEDSQLRVKIGEKTFDCSDCGTRFSLKRNLERHMQVHSGEKPFACDICGKRCIRQGALKTHMRVHTGEKPFGCDVCGKRFTQQGNLKTHMRVHTGEKPVGCDVCGKRFTQQGYLNTHMKVHTGEKPFVCDYCGTRFSLKSNFERHVRVHTGEKPFGCDVCGKRFTHHGSLKAHMRGHTGEKPYGCETCGRRFTHQASLKVHLTVHIGGKSFGCGVCSKRFKQQGSLKSHMKVHSE; this comes from the exons ATGAACACGGACAATACGGTCCGCGCGAAAACGGGCAAAGCCAGCTCCACTACAAGCGACAACATACTCCGACAGAGTTCAGCCTCCAGCTCAG ATGTCCAACAGCTGTTGGTGATCAAAGAAGAGGATTCCTCTGAGTGGAGCCCCAGCCTGGACCAGAAAGATCAAGAGCCCCTACACataaaagaggaacaggaggaacacTGGACCGgccaggagggagagcagcttcaTGGGCTGAGGGAGGCTGATATCACCAGGTTCCCATTCACTGTTGTCACTGTGAAGattgaagatgatgaagagaaacctcaAATCTCACAGCTTCATCAAAGCCTAACTGAGGACAACAGAGAGGCAGAGCCTCCagccagcagctcagcaacacagataaaaacagaaactgatggagaggactgtggaggatGTGAACCTGCCAGGAACCGAGATCCAGATAGTCATCCACCACTACATACTGATGAAAAGGCTTCAGACTGTTCTGAGACTGATGTCAGTTCTGGTGATTGGCAAGAACCTTTGTTAGATTCTGGACCTGAAACTGaagacagtgacagttgttGTGAGGAGACCAGGGCAACTGAGTCAGAAGTAAATGATGTGAAATATAAGGAAGGCCCTGTGAGTGATGTTGAATATAATGCTGGGAAAAAAactctgagctgctctgattGTGGTCAAGGATTTCACTGCAAGGGGTCTCTTCAGAAACACATGAGATGTCATATAGGAAAAAGGTCCTCAAGCCATTtggtgaaaaagaaatgtagagtGAAGGAAAAGGAAGATTCACAGTTAAGAGTAAAGAtaggagaaaaaacatttgattgtaGTGATTGTGGGACAAGATTTAGCCTTAAGAGGAATCTTGAAAGACACATGCAAGTCCACTCAGGAGAGAAGCCATTTGCTTGTGACATTTGTGGTAAAAGATGTATACGACAGGGAGCTCTCAAGACAcacatgagagtccacacaggagagaaaccatttggttgtgatgtttgtggtaAACGATTTACACAACAAGGAAATCTAAAGACAcacatgagagtccacacaggagagaaacctgttggttgtgatgtttgtggtaAAAGATTTACACAACAAGGatacctaaacacacacatgaaagtccacacaggagagaaaccatttgTCTGCGATTATTGTGGGACAAGATTTAGCCTTAAGAGTAATTTTGAGAGACATGTTCGAgttcacacaggagagaaaccatttggttgtgatgtttgtggtaAAAGATTTACTCATCATGGAAGTCTCAAGGCACACATGCGAGGCCACACAGGCGAAAAACCATATGGTTGTGAAACTTGTGGTAGAAGATTTACGCATCAGGCAAGTCTAAAGGTACACTTGACGGTCCACATAGGGGGGAAATCATTTGGTTGTGGTGTTTGCAGTAAGAGATTTAAACAACAGGGAAGTCTGAAGTCACATATGAAAGTTCACTCGGAATAG
- the LOC141015256 gene encoding uncharacterized protein — translation MKKDDTVGTKTDQASSTPILRQSSPSSPGVPQLLVIKEEVPHEWSPSLDQKDPEPLHIKEEQEELWTSQDGEQLRGVEEADITRFSFTAVTVKSEDDEDKPQSSQLHQSQAEENKETKPPTISSATQIKTETDGEDCGGSEPAKNRDPDSHPQLNTDEKASDCSETDVSSGDWQEPLSDSGPETEDSDSGWEETRVPESGVNALEAPVSDVGCNSAKKPCGCFECDKGFHCKASLEEHVMCNLGNRSSTLVNMKCRVNQKIDSKMSVNTGEKTFVCDVCGKRFTHKGSLTVHMRVHTGEKPFGCDVCEKKFSRQCLLNAHKRVHTGEKPFGCEICGKKFSQLSHLNRHIRVHAGEKPFSCDVCGKKFNDRGNLQQHRRVHIEEKPFDCDVCGKKFSEQSDLKAHKRVHTGEKAFTCEPCGKSFSKLSHFNRHMRIHTGEKPFGCDVCGKKFNDRGNLQQHMRVHTEEKPFGCDVCGKQFKRQGTLHTHKRTHIGDKPFGCDVCGKKFSERYDLKRHKRVHTEEKPFGCEPCGKRFFKQSHFNRHMRVHTGEKPFGCDVCGKKFNDRGNLQQHRRVHTEEKPFGCDVCGKRFKRQGSLHTHKRTHTGNRPFSCDVCGKKFSERSDLKKHQRVHTGEKPFGCEPCGKKYSQLSHYHRHMRIHTGEKPFGCDVCGKKFNDRGKLQKHRSVHTREKPFGCDVCGGKFSQPANLNRHMRDHTEEKPFVCDVCGKRFIRQGNLKTHMRAHTG, via the coding sequence GTGTTCCGCAGCTGTTGGTGATTAAAGAAGAGGTTCCCCATGAGTGGAGCCCCAGCCTGGACCAGAAGGACCCGGAGCCCCTACACataaaagaggaacaggaggaactctggaccAGTCAGGATGGAGAGCAGCTTCGTGGGGTTGAGGAGGCTGATATCACCAGGTTCTCATtcactgctgtcactgtgaagagtgaagatgatgaagacaaACCTCAGTCTTCACAGCTTCATCAAAGCCAagctgaggaaaacaaagagacaaagccTCCAACCATCAGCTCAGcaacacagataaaaacagaaactgatggagaggactgtggaggatCTGAACCTGCCAAGAACCGAGATCCAGATAGTCATCCACAACTAAATACTGATGAAAAGGCTTCAGACTGTTCTGAGACTGACGTCAGCTCTGGTGATTGGCAAGAACCTTTATCTGATTCTGGACCTGAAACTGAAGACAGTGACAGTGGTTGGGAGGAGACCAGGGTACCTGAGTCTGGTGTAAATGCTCTGGAGGCCCCTGTAAGTGATGTGGGATGTAACAGTGCAAAAAAACCCTGTGGCTGCTTTGAGTGTGATAAAGGATTTCACTGTAAGGCGTCTCTTGAGGAACATGTAATGTGTAATTTGGGCAACAGATCCTCCACTTTGGTGAATATGAAATGTAGAGTAAATCAAAAGATAGATTCCAAGATGAGTGTCAACActggagaaaaaacatttgtttgtgatgtttgtggtaAACGATTTACACATAAGGGTAGTCTCACGGTACACATGCGAGTCCACACGGGAGAGAAACCAtttggttgtgatgtttgtgagaAAAAATTCTCAAGACAGTGTCTTCTCAATGCACACAAGCgagtccacacaggagagaagccgTTTGGTTGTGAGATTTGTGGGAAAAAATTTTCCCAGCTGTCACATCTTAACAGACACATCAGAGTCCATGCGGGAGAAAAACCATTtagttgtgatgtttgtgggaaaaaatTTAACGATCGGGGAAATCTACAGCAACACAGGAGGGTCCACATAGAAGAGAAACCATTTGattgtgatgtttgtgggaaaaaatTCTCAGAACAGTCTGATCTCAAGGCACACAAGCGAGTCCACACGGGAGAGAAGGCATTTACCTGTGAGCCTTGTGGGAAAAGTTTTTCCAAGCTGTCACATTTTAACAgacacatgagaatccacacgggagaaaaaccatttggttgtgatgtttgtgggaaaaaatTTAACGATCGGGGAAATCTTCAGCAAcacatgagagtccacacagaagagaaaccatttggttgtgatgtttgtgggaaACAATTCAAAAGACAGGGCACTCTCCATACACACAAGAGAACCCACATAGGAGATAAACCAtttggttgtgatgtttgtgggaaaaaatTCTCAGAACGGTATGATCTCAAAAGGCACAAGCGAGTCCACACAGAAGAGAAGCCATTTGGTTGCGAGCCCTGTGGGAAAAGATTTTTCAAGCAGTCACACTTTAACAGACACATGAGAGTCCACACGGGAGAAAAACCAtttggttgtgatgtttgtgggaaaaaatTTAACGATCGGGGAAATTTACAGCAACATAGGAGAGTCCACACAGAAGAGAAACCAtttggttgtgatgtttgtgggaaAAGATTCAAAAGACAGGGCTCACTCCATACACACAAGAGAACCCACACAGGAAATAGACCATTtagttgtgatgtttgtgggaaaaaatTCTCAGAACGGTCTGATCTCAAAAAACACCAGCgagtccacacaggagagaagccaTTTGGCTGTGAGCCTTGTGGGAAAAAATATTCCCAGCTGTCACATTATCACAgacacatgagaatccacacgggagaaaaaccatttggttgtgatgtttgtgggaaAAAGTTTAACGATCGGGGAAAACTACAGAAACACAGGAGCGTCCACACAAGAGAAAAGCCAtttggttgtgatgtttgtggggGGAAATTTAGCCAGCCAGCAAATCTTAATAGACACATGAGAGACCACACAGAAGAGAAACCATTTGTTTGTGACGTTTGTGGTAAAAGATTTATACGACAAGGAAATTTAAAGACACACATGAGAGCCCACACAGGATAA